A single window of Flavipsychrobacter sp. DNA harbors:
- a CDS encoding DUF4142 domain-containing protein, giving the protein MNMYLLKRSFFCVAIASVLLASCANDKKAEGDNQEEHQNIDMGEVMAPPVLPQPEEGVEGGAQVNMLSPGQSFDEKGNVVDMDGNIVMPAEEAKKNNIQEQPHEKATDDEIKIVQDIFDINNKYIATAKLAGEKATRSDIMDVAVQLEGEHTMLNDITRNFLDITHAKVEEKKNVKAEVVTGAKGEAWDKAWANKMLDINKEFISYFRRNENVVKHHELKNIILQYSEHISNEQQMLKDVIDQ; this is encoded by the coding sequence ATGAATATGTACTTATTGAAGAGAAGTTTTTTTTGTGTGGCTATTGCTAGTGTTTTATTAGCCTCTTGCGCAAACGATAAGAAAGCAGAAGGTGATAATCAAGAAGAGCACCAGAATATAGATATGGGAGAGGTTATGGCTCCCCCTGTTTTACCTCAACCTGAAGAAGGTGTAGAAGGTGGTGCTCAAGTGAACATGTTGTCACCAGGGCAGTCTTTTGATGAAAAAGGTAATGTAGTAGATATGGATGGTAATATTGTGATGCCCGCGGAAGAAGCAAAAAAGAATAATATACAAGAACAACCGCATGAGAAAGCTACGGATGATGAGATCAAAATAGTGCAAGATATTTTTGATATCAATAATAAATATATCGCCACGGCAAAGCTTGCTGGAGAGAAGGCTACCCGTTCAGATATAATGGATGTTGCCGTACAACTGGAAGGAGAGCATACAATGCTTAATGATATTACCAGAAACTTCTTGGATATAACTCATGCTAAGGTTGAGGAAAAGAAGAATGTAAAAGCTGAAGTAGTGACAGGCGCCAAAGGGGAGGCATGGGATAAGGCTTGGGCGAATAAAATGTTAGATATCAATAAAGAGTTTATCTCCTACTTTAGAAGAAACGAAAATGTAGTAAAGCATCATGAATTGAAGAACATCATTCTGCAATATTCAGAGCATATTAGCAATGAACAACAAATGCTTAAGGATGTAATCGATCAATAG
- a CDS encoding low specificity L-threonine aldolase yields MKGFASDNYSGVLPEVMEALADANIGHARAYGADNITERTKKLFCDIFEADVDVHFVYNGTCANVLSMSSGTQSYNAILCAETSHMYCDESAAPETFTGCRFFPLASGATGKITPEAVQQRLIRKGDVHYPQTRMLSVTQSTEYATVYTPEELKALGSLAKANDLFFHVDGARFFNAAASLNCSLADITKNAGVDILSFGGTKAGMMFGEAVVVFNKKLSEHLPFKHKQSMQMASKNRFIAAQFEAMVTNERWRTYAKHANKIAQELHQAIKDIPGVQITKPVEANGVFATHPESWNESMWAKYPYYVWDEHNNEVRLMCSWDNTEEEVADFAKHMLSLASR; encoded by the coding sequence ATGAAAGGATTTGCAAGTGACAACTATTCTGGTGTATTGCCAGAAGTAATGGAAGCCTTAGCCGATGCTAATATAGGACATGCGCGTGCCTATGGAGCTGACAATATAACCGAACGTACCAAAAAACTCTTTTGCGATATATTCGAGGCGGACGTAGATGTTCACTTTGTATACAATGGCACTTGTGCCAATGTACTCAGCATGAGTAGTGGCACACAATCCTACAACGCTATTCTTTGCGCCGAAACCTCTCATATGTATTGTGATGAGTCTGCTGCTCCGGAAACTTTTACAGGATGTAGATTCTTCCCGCTTGCATCAGGAGCTACTGGTAAGATAACTCCCGAAGCAGTGCAGCAAAGACTTATAAGGAAAGGCGATGTTCACTATCCACAAACACGCATGTTGTCAGTAACACAGAGTACTGAATATGCTACTGTCTACACTCCTGAAGAATTAAAAGCTTTAGGCAGCTTAGCCAAAGCCAACGATCTCTTTTTTCATGTAGATGGTGCTCGCTTCTTCAATGCGGCAGCCAGCCTTAACTGTTCGCTAGCCGATATCACCAAAAATGCAGGTGTAGATATCCTATCCTTTGGTGGCACTAAAGCAGGTATGATGTTTGGGGAAGCTGTTGTTGTCTTCAACAAGAAACTTTCAGAGCACCTACCCTTCAAGCATAAGCAAAGTATGCAAATGGCATCTAAAAACAGATTCATTGCTGCGCAGTTTGAAGCTATGGTTACCAATGAGCGTTGGCGTACCTATGCGAAGCATGCTAATAAGATAGCACAAGAGCTACATCAAGCGATAAAAGATATACCTGGCGTACAAATAACTAAACCTGTAGAAGCAAATGGAGTATTTGCCACACACCCTGAAAGCTGGAATGAAAGCATGTGGGCTAAATACCCTTACTATGTTTGGGATGAACATAATAATGAAGTACGCCTTATGTGCTCTTGGGATAACACCGAAGAAGAGGTTGCTGATTTCGCAAAACACATGTTAAGTTTAGCGAGTCGATAA